A single Pan troglodytes isolate AG18354 chromosome 19, NHGRI_mPanTro3-v2.0_pri, whole genome shotgun sequence DNA region contains:
- the MPO gene encoding myeloperoxidase isoform X2, with protein MGVPFFSSLRCMVDLGPCWAGGLTAKMKLLLALAGLLAILATPQPSEGAAPAVLGEVDTSLVLSCMQEAKQLVDKAYKERRASIKQRLRSGSASPMELLSYFKQPVAATRTAVRAADYLHVALDLLERKLRSLWRRPFNVTDVLTPAQLNVLSKSSGCAYQDVGVTCPEQDKYRTITGMCNNRRSPTLGASNRAFVRWLPAEYEDGFSLPYGWTPGVKRNGFPVALARAVSNEIVRFPTDQLTPDQERSLMFMQWGQLLDHDLDFTPEPAARASFVTGVNCETSCVQQPPCFPLKIPPNDPRIKNQADCIPFFRSCPACPGSNITIRNQINALTSFVDASMVYGSEEPLARNLRNMSNQLGLLAVNQRFQDNGRALLPFDNLHDDPCLLTNRSARIPCFLAGDTRSSEMPELTSMHTLLLREHNRLATELKILNPRWDGERLYQEARKIVGAMVQIITYRDYLPLVLGPTAMRKYLPTYRSYNDSVDPRIANVFTNAFRYGHTLIQPFMFRLDNRYQPMEPNPRVPLSRVFFASWRVVLEGGIDPILRGLMATPAKLNRQNQIAVDEIRERLFEQVMRIGLDLPALNMQRSRDHGLPGYNAWRRFCGLPQPETVGQLGTVLRNLKLARKLMEQYGTPNNIDIWMGGVSEPLKRKGRVGPLLACIIGTQFRKLRDGDRFWWENEGVFSMQQRQALAQISLPRIICDNTGITTVSKNNIFMSNSYPRDFVNCSTLPALNLASWREAS; from the exons ATGGGGGttcccttcttctcttctctcagaTGCATGGTGGACTTAGGACCTTGCTGGGCTGGGGGTCTCACTGCAAAGATGAAGCTGCTTCTGGCCCTAGCAGGGCTCCTGGCCATTCTGGCCACGCCCCAGCCCTCTGAAGGTGCTGCTCCAG CTGTCCTGGGGGAGGTGGACACCTCGTTGGTGCTGAGCTGCATGCAGGAGGCCAAGCAGCTGGTGGACAAGGCCTACAAGGAGCGGCGGGCAAG CATCAAGCAGCGGCTTCGCAGTGGCTCAGCCAGCCCCATGGAACTCCTATCCTACTTCAAGCAGCCGGTGGCAGCCACCAGGACGGCGGTGAGGGCGGCTGACTACCTGCACGTGGCTCTAGACCTGCTGGAGAGGAAGCTGCGGTCCCTGTGGCGAAGGCCATTCAATGTCACTG ATGTGCTGACGCCCGCCCAGCTGAATGTGTTGTCCAAGTCAAGCGGCTGCGCCTACCAGGACGTAGGGGTGACTTGCCCGGAGCAGGACAAATACCGCACCATCACCGGGATGTGCAACAACAG ACGCAGCCCCACGCTGGGGGCCTCCAACCGTGCCTTTGTGCGCTGGCTGCCGGCGGAGTATGAGGACGGCTTCTCTCTTCCCTACGGCTGGACGCCCGGGGTCAAGCGCAACGGCTTCCCGGTGGCTCTG GCTCGCGCGGTCTCCAACGAGATCGTGCGCTTCCCCACTGATCAGCTGACTCCGGACCAGGAGCGCTCACTCATGTTCATGCAATGGGGCCAGCTGTTGGACCACGACCTCGACTTCACCCCTGAGCCGGCCGCCCGGGCCTCCTTCGTCACTGGCGTCAACTGCGAGACCAGCTGCGTTCAGCAGCCGCCCTGCTTCCCGCTCAAG atcCCGCCCAATGACCCCCGCATCAAGAACCAAGCCGACTGCATCCCATTCTTCCGCTCCTGCCCGGCTTGCCCCGGGAGCAACATCACCATCCGCAACCAGATCAACGCGCTCACTTCCTTCGTGGACGCCAGCATGGTGTACGGCAGCGAGGAGCCCCTGGCCAGGAACCTGCGCAACATGTCCAACCAGCTGGGGCTGCTGGCCGTCAACCAACGCTTCCAAGACAACGGCCGGGCCCTGCTGCCCTTTGACAACCTGCACGATGACCCCTGTCTCCTCACCAACCGCTCAGCGCGCATCCCCTGCTTCCTGGCAG GGGACACCCGTTCTAGTGAGATGCCCGAGCTCACCTCCATGCACACCCTCTTACTTCGGGAGCACAACCGGCTGGCCACAGAGCTCAAGATCCTGAACCCTAGGTGGGATGGGGAGAGGCTCTACCAGGAAGCCCGGAAGATTGTGGGGGCCATGGTCCAG ATCATCACTTACCGGGACTACCTGCCCCTGGTGCTGGGGCCAACGGCCATGAGGAAGTACCTGCCCACGTACCGTTCCTACAATGACTCAGTGGACCCACGCATCGCCAACGTCTTCACCAATGCCTTCCGCTATGGCCACACCCTCATCCAACCCTTCATGTTCCGCCTGGACAATCGGTACCAGCCCATGGAACCCAACCCCCGTGTCCCCCTCAGCAGGGTCTTTTTTGCCTCCTGGAGGGTCGTGCTGGAAG GTGGCATTGACCCCATCCTCCGGGGCCTCATGGCCACCCCTGCCAAGCTGAATCGTCAGAACCAAATTGCAGTGGATGAGATCCGGGAGCGATTGTTTGAGCAGGTCATGAGGATTGGGCTGGACCTGCCTGCTCTGAACATGCAGCGCAGCAGGGACCACGGCCTCCCAG GATACAATGCCTGGAGGCGCTTCTGTGGGCTCCCGCAGCCTGAAACTGTGGgccagctgggcacggtgctGAGGAACCTGAAATTGGCGAGGAAACTGATGGAGCAGTATGGCACGCCCAACAACATCGACATCTGGATGGGCGGCGTGTCCGAGCCTCTGAAGCGCAAAGGCCGCGTGGGCCCACTCCTCGCCTGCATCATCGGTACCCAGTTCAGGAAGCTCCGGGATGGTGATCG GTTTTGGTGGGAGAACGAGGGTGTGTTCAGCATGCAGCAGCGACAGGCCCTGGCCCAGATCTCATTGCCCCGGATCATCTGCGACAACACAGGCATCACCACCGTGTCTAAGAACAACATCTTCATGTCCAACTCATATCCCCGGGACTTTGTCAACTGCAGTACACTTCCTGCATTGAACCTGGCTTCCTGGAGGGAAGCCTCCTAG
- the MPO gene encoding myeloperoxidase isoform X3: MGVPFFSSLRCMVDLGPCWAGGLTAKMKLLLALAGLLAILATPQPSEAVLGEVDTSLVLSCMQEAKQLVDKAYKERRASIKQRLRSGSASPMELLSYFKQPVAATRTAVRAADYLHVALDLLERKLRSLWRRPFNVTDVLTPAQLNVLSKSSGCAYQDVGVTCPEQDKYRTITGMCNNRRSPTLGASNRAFVRWLPAEYEDGFSLPYGWTPGVKRNGFPVALARAVSNEIVRFPTDQLTPDQERSLMFMQWGQLLDHDLDFTPEPAARASFVTGVNCETSCVQQPPCFPLKIPPNDPRIKNQADCIPFFRSCPACPGSNITIRNQINALTSFVDASMVYGSEEPLARNLRNMSNQLGLLAVNQRFQDNGRALLPFDNLHDDPCLLTNRSARIPCFLAGDTRSSEMPELTSMHTLLLREHNRLATELKILNPRWDGERLYQEARKIVGAMVQIITYRDYLPLVLGPTAMRKYLPTYRSYNDSVDPRIANVFTNAFRYGHTLIQPFMFRLDNRYQPMEPNPRVPLSRVFFASWRVVLEGGIDPILRGLMATPAKLNRQNQIAVDEIRERLFEQVMRIGLDLPALNMQRSRDHGLPGYNAWRRFCGLPQPETVGQLGTVLRNLKLARKLMEQYGTPNNIDIWMGGVSEPLKRKGRVGPLLACIIGTQFRKLRDGDRFWWENEGVFSMQQRQALAQISLPRIICDNTGITTVSKNNIFMSNSYPRDFVNCSTLPALNLASWREAS, from the exons ATGGGGGttcccttcttctcttctctcagaTGCATGGTGGACTTAGGACCTTGCTGGGCTGGGGGTCTCACTGCAAAGATGAAGCTGCTTCTGGCCCTAGCAGGGCTCCTGGCCATTCTGGCCACGCCCCAGCCCTCTGAAG CTGTCCTGGGGGAGGTGGACACCTCGTTGGTGCTGAGCTGCATGCAGGAGGCCAAGCAGCTGGTGGACAAGGCCTACAAGGAGCGGCGGGCAAG CATCAAGCAGCGGCTTCGCAGTGGCTCAGCCAGCCCCATGGAACTCCTATCCTACTTCAAGCAGCCGGTGGCAGCCACCAGGACGGCGGTGAGGGCGGCTGACTACCTGCACGTGGCTCTAGACCTGCTGGAGAGGAAGCTGCGGTCCCTGTGGCGAAGGCCATTCAATGTCACTG ATGTGCTGACGCCCGCCCAGCTGAATGTGTTGTCCAAGTCAAGCGGCTGCGCCTACCAGGACGTAGGGGTGACTTGCCCGGAGCAGGACAAATACCGCACCATCACCGGGATGTGCAACAACAG ACGCAGCCCCACGCTGGGGGCCTCCAACCGTGCCTTTGTGCGCTGGCTGCCGGCGGAGTATGAGGACGGCTTCTCTCTTCCCTACGGCTGGACGCCCGGGGTCAAGCGCAACGGCTTCCCGGTGGCTCTG GCTCGCGCGGTCTCCAACGAGATCGTGCGCTTCCCCACTGATCAGCTGACTCCGGACCAGGAGCGCTCACTCATGTTCATGCAATGGGGCCAGCTGTTGGACCACGACCTCGACTTCACCCCTGAGCCGGCCGCCCGGGCCTCCTTCGTCACTGGCGTCAACTGCGAGACCAGCTGCGTTCAGCAGCCGCCCTGCTTCCCGCTCAAG atcCCGCCCAATGACCCCCGCATCAAGAACCAAGCCGACTGCATCCCATTCTTCCGCTCCTGCCCGGCTTGCCCCGGGAGCAACATCACCATCCGCAACCAGATCAACGCGCTCACTTCCTTCGTGGACGCCAGCATGGTGTACGGCAGCGAGGAGCCCCTGGCCAGGAACCTGCGCAACATGTCCAACCAGCTGGGGCTGCTGGCCGTCAACCAACGCTTCCAAGACAACGGCCGGGCCCTGCTGCCCTTTGACAACCTGCACGATGACCCCTGTCTCCTCACCAACCGCTCAGCGCGCATCCCCTGCTTCCTGGCAG GGGACACCCGTTCTAGTGAGATGCCCGAGCTCACCTCCATGCACACCCTCTTACTTCGGGAGCACAACCGGCTGGCCACAGAGCTCAAGATCCTGAACCCTAGGTGGGATGGGGAGAGGCTCTACCAGGAAGCCCGGAAGATTGTGGGGGCCATGGTCCAG ATCATCACTTACCGGGACTACCTGCCCCTGGTGCTGGGGCCAACGGCCATGAGGAAGTACCTGCCCACGTACCGTTCCTACAATGACTCAGTGGACCCACGCATCGCCAACGTCTTCACCAATGCCTTCCGCTATGGCCACACCCTCATCCAACCCTTCATGTTCCGCCTGGACAATCGGTACCAGCCCATGGAACCCAACCCCCGTGTCCCCCTCAGCAGGGTCTTTTTTGCCTCCTGGAGGGTCGTGCTGGAAG GTGGCATTGACCCCATCCTCCGGGGCCTCATGGCCACCCCTGCCAAGCTGAATCGTCAGAACCAAATTGCAGTGGATGAGATCCGGGAGCGATTGTTTGAGCAGGTCATGAGGATTGGGCTGGACCTGCCTGCTCTGAACATGCAGCGCAGCAGGGACCACGGCCTCCCAG GATACAATGCCTGGAGGCGCTTCTGTGGGCTCCCGCAGCCTGAAACTGTGGgccagctgggcacggtgctGAGGAACCTGAAATTGGCGAGGAAACTGATGGAGCAGTATGGCACGCCCAACAACATCGACATCTGGATGGGCGGCGTGTCCGAGCCTCTGAAGCGCAAAGGCCGCGTGGGCCCACTCCTCGCCTGCATCATCGGTACCCAGTTCAGGAAGCTCCGGGATGGTGATCG GTTTTGGTGGGAGAACGAGGGTGTGTTCAGCATGCAGCAGCGACAGGCCCTGGCCCAGATCTCATTGCCCCGGATCATCTGCGACAACACAGGCATCACCACCGTGTCTAAGAACAACATCTTCATGTCCAACTCATATCCCCGGGACTTTGTCAACTGCAGTACACTTCCTGCATTGAACCTGGCTTCCTGGAGGGAAGCCTCCTAG
- the MPO gene encoding myeloperoxidase isoform X1 produces MGVPFFSSLRCMVDLGPCWAGGLTAKMKLLLALAGLLAILATPQPSEGAAPGNSSQAVLGEVDTSLVLSCMQEAKQLVDKAYKERRASIKQRLRSGSASPMELLSYFKQPVAATRTAVRAADYLHVALDLLERKLRSLWRRPFNVTDVLTPAQLNVLSKSSGCAYQDVGVTCPEQDKYRTITGMCNNRRSPTLGASNRAFVRWLPAEYEDGFSLPYGWTPGVKRNGFPVALARAVSNEIVRFPTDQLTPDQERSLMFMQWGQLLDHDLDFTPEPAARASFVTGVNCETSCVQQPPCFPLKIPPNDPRIKNQADCIPFFRSCPACPGSNITIRNQINALTSFVDASMVYGSEEPLARNLRNMSNQLGLLAVNQRFQDNGRALLPFDNLHDDPCLLTNRSARIPCFLAGDTRSSEMPELTSMHTLLLREHNRLATELKILNPRWDGERLYQEARKIVGAMVQIITYRDYLPLVLGPTAMRKYLPTYRSYNDSVDPRIANVFTNAFRYGHTLIQPFMFRLDNRYQPMEPNPRVPLSRVFFASWRVVLEGGIDPILRGLMATPAKLNRQNQIAVDEIRERLFEQVMRIGLDLPALNMQRSRDHGLPGYNAWRRFCGLPQPETVGQLGTVLRNLKLARKLMEQYGTPNNIDIWMGGVSEPLKRKGRVGPLLACIIGTQFRKLRDGDRFWWENEGVFSMQQRQALAQISLPRIICDNTGITTVSKNNIFMSNSYPRDFVNCSTLPALNLASWREAS; encoded by the exons ATGGGGGttcccttcttctcttctctcagaTGCATGGTGGACTTAGGACCTTGCTGGGCTGGGGGTCTCACTGCAAAGATGAAGCTGCTTCTGGCCCTAGCAGGGCTCCTGGCCATTCTGGCCACGCCCCAGCCCTCTGAAGGTGCTGCTCCAGGTAACAGTTCCCAAG CTGTCCTGGGGGAGGTGGACACCTCGTTGGTGCTGAGCTGCATGCAGGAGGCCAAGCAGCTGGTGGACAAGGCCTACAAGGAGCGGCGGGCAAG CATCAAGCAGCGGCTTCGCAGTGGCTCAGCCAGCCCCATGGAACTCCTATCCTACTTCAAGCAGCCGGTGGCAGCCACCAGGACGGCGGTGAGGGCGGCTGACTACCTGCACGTGGCTCTAGACCTGCTGGAGAGGAAGCTGCGGTCCCTGTGGCGAAGGCCATTCAATGTCACTG ATGTGCTGACGCCCGCCCAGCTGAATGTGTTGTCCAAGTCAAGCGGCTGCGCCTACCAGGACGTAGGGGTGACTTGCCCGGAGCAGGACAAATACCGCACCATCACCGGGATGTGCAACAACAG ACGCAGCCCCACGCTGGGGGCCTCCAACCGTGCCTTTGTGCGCTGGCTGCCGGCGGAGTATGAGGACGGCTTCTCTCTTCCCTACGGCTGGACGCCCGGGGTCAAGCGCAACGGCTTCCCGGTGGCTCTG GCTCGCGCGGTCTCCAACGAGATCGTGCGCTTCCCCACTGATCAGCTGACTCCGGACCAGGAGCGCTCACTCATGTTCATGCAATGGGGCCAGCTGTTGGACCACGACCTCGACTTCACCCCTGAGCCGGCCGCCCGGGCCTCCTTCGTCACTGGCGTCAACTGCGAGACCAGCTGCGTTCAGCAGCCGCCCTGCTTCCCGCTCAAG atcCCGCCCAATGACCCCCGCATCAAGAACCAAGCCGACTGCATCCCATTCTTCCGCTCCTGCCCGGCTTGCCCCGGGAGCAACATCACCATCCGCAACCAGATCAACGCGCTCACTTCCTTCGTGGACGCCAGCATGGTGTACGGCAGCGAGGAGCCCCTGGCCAGGAACCTGCGCAACATGTCCAACCAGCTGGGGCTGCTGGCCGTCAACCAACGCTTCCAAGACAACGGCCGGGCCCTGCTGCCCTTTGACAACCTGCACGATGACCCCTGTCTCCTCACCAACCGCTCAGCGCGCATCCCCTGCTTCCTGGCAG GGGACACCCGTTCTAGTGAGATGCCCGAGCTCACCTCCATGCACACCCTCTTACTTCGGGAGCACAACCGGCTGGCCACAGAGCTCAAGATCCTGAACCCTAGGTGGGATGGGGAGAGGCTCTACCAGGAAGCCCGGAAGATTGTGGGGGCCATGGTCCAG ATCATCACTTACCGGGACTACCTGCCCCTGGTGCTGGGGCCAACGGCCATGAGGAAGTACCTGCCCACGTACCGTTCCTACAATGACTCAGTGGACCCACGCATCGCCAACGTCTTCACCAATGCCTTCCGCTATGGCCACACCCTCATCCAACCCTTCATGTTCCGCCTGGACAATCGGTACCAGCCCATGGAACCCAACCCCCGTGTCCCCCTCAGCAGGGTCTTTTTTGCCTCCTGGAGGGTCGTGCTGGAAG GTGGCATTGACCCCATCCTCCGGGGCCTCATGGCCACCCCTGCCAAGCTGAATCGTCAGAACCAAATTGCAGTGGATGAGATCCGGGAGCGATTGTTTGAGCAGGTCATGAGGATTGGGCTGGACCTGCCTGCTCTGAACATGCAGCGCAGCAGGGACCACGGCCTCCCAG GATACAATGCCTGGAGGCGCTTCTGTGGGCTCCCGCAGCCTGAAACTGTGGgccagctgggcacggtgctGAGGAACCTGAAATTGGCGAGGAAACTGATGGAGCAGTATGGCACGCCCAACAACATCGACATCTGGATGGGCGGCGTGTCCGAGCCTCTGAAGCGCAAAGGCCGCGTGGGCCCACTCCTCGCCTGCATCATCGGTACCCAGTTCAGGAAGCTCCGGGATGGTGATCG GTTTTGGTGGGAGAACGAGGGTGTGTTCAGCATGCAGCAGCGACAGGCCCTGGCCCAGATCTCATTGCCCCGGATCATCTGCGACAACACAGGCATCACCACCGTGTCTAAGAACAACATCTTCATGTCCAACTCATATCCCCGGGACTTTGTCAACTGCAGTACACTTCCTGCATTGAACCTGGCTTCCTGGAGGGAAGCCTCCTAG
- the MPO gene encoding myeloperoxidase isoform X4, whose translation MELLSYFKQPVAATRTAVRAADYLHVALDLLERKLRSLWRRPFNVTDVLTPAQLNVLSKSSGCAYQDVGVTCPEQDKYRTITGMCNNRRSPTLGASNRAFVRWLPAEYEDGFSLPYGWTPGVKRNGFPVALARAVSNEIVRFPTDQLTPDQERSLMFMQWGQLLDHDLDFTPEPAARASFVTGVNCETSCVQQPPCFPLKIPPNDPRIKNQADCIPFFRSCPACPGSNITIRNQINALTSFVDASMVYGSEEPLARNLRNMSNQLGLLAVNQRFQDNGRALLPFDNLHDDPCLLTNRSARIPCFLAGDTRSSEMPELTSMHTLLLREHNRLATELKILNPRWDGERLYQEARKIVGAMVQIITYRDYLPLVLGPTAMRKYLPTYRSYNDSVDPRIANVFTNAFRYGHTLIQPFMFRLDNRYQPMEPNPRVPLSRVFFASWRVVLEGGIDPILRGLMATPAKLNRQNQIAVDEIRERLFEQVMRIGLDLPALNMQRSRDHGLPGYNAWRRFCGLPQPETVGQLGTVLRNLKLARKLMEQYGTPNNIDIWMGGVSEPLKRKGRVGPLLACIIGTQFRKLRDGDRFWWENEGVFSMQQRQALAQISLPRIICDNTGITTVSKNNIFMSNSYPRDFVNCSTLPALNLASWREAS comes from the exons ATGGAACTCCTATCCTACTTCAAGCAGCCGGTGGCAGCCACCAGGACGGCGGTGAGGGCGGCTGACTACCTGCACGTGGCTCTAGACCTGCTGGAGAGGAAGCTGCGGTCCCTGTGGCGAAGGCCATTCAATGTCACTG ATGTGCTGACGCCCGCCCAGCTGAATGTGTTGTCCAAGTCAAGCGGCTGCGCCTACCAGGACGTAGGGGTGACTTGCCCGGAGCAGGACAAATACCGCACCATCACCGGGATGTGCAACAACAG ACGCAGCCCCACGCTGGGGGCCTCCAACCGTGCCTTTGTGCGCTGGCTGCCGGCGGAGTATGAGGACGGCTTCTCTCTTCCCTACGGCTGGACGCCCGGGGTCAAGCGCAACGGCTTCCCGGTGGCTCTG GCTCGCGCGGTCTCCAACGAGATCGTGCGCTTCCCCACTGATCAGCTGACTCCGGACCAGGAGCGCTCACTCATGTTCATGCAATGGGGCCAGCTGTTGGACCACGACCTCGACTTCACCCCTGAGCCGGCCGCCCGGGCCTCCTTCGTCACTGGCGTCAACTGCGAGACCAGCTGCGTTCAGCAGCCGCCCTGCTTCCCGCTCAAG atcCCGCCCAATGACCCCCGCATCAAGAACCAAGCCGACTGCATCCCATTCTTCCGCTCCTGCCCGGCTTGCCCCGGGAGCAACATCACCATCCGCAACCAGATCAACGCGCTCACTTCCTTCGTGGACGCCAGCATGGTGTACGGCAGCGAGGAGCCCCTGGCCAGGAACCTGCGCAACATGTCCAACCAGCTGGGGCTGCTGGCCGTCAACCAACGCTTCCAAGACAACGGCCGGGCCCTGCTGCCCTTTGACAACCTGCACGATGACCCCTGTCTCCTCACCAACCGCTCAGCGCGCATCCCCTGCTTCCTGGCAG GGGACACCCGTTCTAGTGAGATGCCCGAGCTCACCTCCATGCACACCCTCTTACTTCGGGAGCACAACCGGCTGGCCACAGAGCTCAAGATCCTGAACCCTAGGTGGGATGGGGAGAGGCTCTACCAGGAAGCCCGGAAGATTGTGGGGGCCATGGTCCAG ATCATCACTTACCGGGACTACCTGCCCCTGGTGCTGGGGCCAACGGCCATGAGGAAGTACCTGCCCACGTACCGTTCCTACAATGACTCAGTGGACCCACGCATCGCCAACGTCTTCACCAATGCCTTCCGCTATGGCCACACCCTCATCCAACCCTTCATGTTCCGCCTGGACAATCGGTACCAGCCCATGGAACCCAACCCCCGTGTCCCCCTCAGCAGGGTCTTTTTTGCCTCCTGGAGGGTCGTGCTGGAAG GTGGCATTGACCCCATCCTCCGGGGCCTCATGGCCACCCCTGCCAAGCTGAATCGTCAGAACCAAATTGCAGTGGATGAGATCCGGGAGCGATTGTTTGAGCAGGTCATGAGGATTGGGCTGGACCTGCCTGCTCTGAACATGCAGCGCAGCAGGGACCACGGCCTCCCAG GATACAATGCCTGGAGGCGCTTCTGTGGGCTCCCGCAGCCTGAAACTGTGGgccagctgggcacggtgctGAGGAACCTGAAATTGGCGAGGAAACTGATGGAGCAGTATGGCACGCCCAACAACATCGACATCTGGATGGGCGGCGTGTCCGAGCCTCTGAAGCGCAAAGGCCGCGTGGGCCCACTCCTCGCCTGCATCATCGGTACCCAGTTCAGGAAGCTCCGGGATGGTGATCG GTTTTGGTGGGAGAACGAGGGTGTGTTCAGCATGCAGCAGCGACAGGCCCTGGCCCAGATCTCATTGCCCCGGATCATCTGCGACAACACAGGCATCACCACCGTGTCTAAGAACAACATCTTCATGTCCAACTCATATCCCCGGGACTTTGTCAACTGCAGTACACTTCCTGCATTGAACCTGGCTTCCTGGAGGGAAGCCTCCTAG